aactttTTCTCAAACGCTAGTCCTAATAGTTTTTTAGTTTTTTTCCTGCGTCTAAAAGTTTTAAGTTCTTTTATCCAAACAGAACTTTTTATTAGATACGAGTTTTGTCAGAAAAGCAAGAAGCTCCTAAAAGTTCCAAAAACTCATCCAAACATACCCGGTATGTCTTATGGTGTGCACTTTCTAAACATGCTGGTTtagttaattattttatttattaatcaattaatttaattattatttttggcCATGAAACAGACATTAAAATGATACGGAGTAACATCTAACGATCCTATTGTGTTTCAAAGTAGATTTAGAGGAAGACAAGAGAAAGTGTTCATGAATAAGTAAAAAACTAAAATGTTTTGATCATCAATTAACATTTGTTTGTCCTAATCAAGAAACGTTTACCCAATTAGCACCCTCTTTGCCAACTCATAATATGTGATGCAAGGAAGAGGGAATGATGAATGAACGGCAACGCGAGTTGGGTTCACCaactatcatttttgttggttTGACACGATACTGATTGCCACAGCGCTAACGGAGACAGACAGCCGAGTGAAAGTGCCTATTGGCCCCATACTAAGCCATCATGAACTATATGGTTTTCCTAAGTGACTCTAAAAGTGACAGATCCCGATTCAACTTATTCCTTCTACGTGTATCCATTCTGATCCAGATTCTAATGTACTATAAGTTACACAAGAACCTTTTTGGCACCACTCAAAAGTGACTTATTGCACGCTGTTTAGTACTGCTCAATAGGACATTTATAAGATTGAGATTCATTCATGACACAAGAAAGGTCTCAAGTTCTATACTGTACATGGATATCGTCTCTTAGAATTAATAAGTTAATAACAGGGCATCAATATTTTTTTAATCTAGAAAAGGAAAATAGTAGTAAACCAAAGTTCAGCACGAGATTCTATTCCAAATCACGAACTAAAACCTATCTGTTGAATTTCAAGCAAAGTACTCATACTTGTAACATCAAGGAGGTGGTGTTAAACTATAGTTGCAGGCCTCTAGAATTTTAGTTTTGACACAACATTGATACTACAATGATATATGCTTAATACAATCAAGAACATGGCATTGATTATATGACTTGTTTGTAATCTGAATATAAGTACCAACAATTAAAAAGAGAAATTTTGGGAAGGAAAACATATACATTTTTCTACCTTATTTTTAGGTTATATCACAACAAGCCCACTGCACAGCTCAGATGTAATCTGTTCTCCAAGCCTCTCAAGTGATGGCCCAAAAGCATACACCTGCACACCAAGAAATATTAGCTGTTTAATAGCATAAACACAAACAGGTGTTTATACAAATATATCCCATATGGAGGTGGcaggcaaattcgacccatttactTTCATCATAAACGGGTTAAATGGATGTAATCTAAACACTTAGCTAACAAAGAATCAGGTTAAAAGTTGTCCAAAGTCTATTTCGAGCTCCTAAATCGTTTTAGTGTCACAACACTGCTTTTATAATCATAATTAGCACATAATATATTTATAGAAATGACGTTAAAAGGGTATAAAGTTCTTGTGAGTGACCCAAACTGACTTGGCCCGATTATATTGAACAATGCCATCAGAAACTCCCACCCTCTTTCGAAAGCGACCTCCACATCCAATCTTACACAAACGACATAAAAGTAACATGGTGTAAATGGTACAAAACTAACCAGAAAAGCATCTTTGCTAGGTAATCTCGTGAAGTCCCTATGGTGTCATGAAAATTATCATCGTCATTTGGGTAATTTTCCTGGCTTACTATGTCTGAAACTCCACTCTCAGAGGCAGTATCTTCCTTAAAGAACCTTCGAGATGTACACTGTACAAGTTCTCGTATAACTTCAGCTACCTCTGAAGATGATGGTCTAGATAGTTCGTGCACCTATTCCAAAAGATCGAAGAAATGGTTTTCATGAACAGCTTAAACAGGAACGATCACAATAACGATGATCAAACGTGGGGTAATTACCATGTCAGGATCCAATGACCGCAAGTACTTCAAAAGGTCATTGTCTGTTTCCCTAGTATTTTCTATTTGCATATTTTCCTGTTTCCTGGAGTGCAGTTCCTGGAAAGAAAGGGTAATGAACAATCAACATAATGGTTAAGTTTCAGACATGTATGAAGCATCCCAAGTAAGGCTGTGTTTGATAAATTAAATGATTTAGCGTTGAATGGTTcctaatctgaatgattcaaagtctTTGAATAGACTTGGTAGACTTGGTTCTGAATGAATTGGGTAAAATTACCTTATTTACGTGTTacatgaataaaaaattcaatatatttgTTTGTTAAGTGTTCTGAATATGATTTTAGGTAGAATATCAAAGAAATTTCGAGTGCTTAattgttaagagagtgtttcaactctgaatggttcagcactgaatgatGAACCATTCAGCATCATATCTCATTCAGAGCttagaaacaaacgcactgaatgttgaaccattcaattaagaggtaCACAAACACACCCTAAATCAACCATCAACGTTGCTCTGCCTAAAGAGCATAAAGGGTTAACTTTTATGCTAGAAAATGTTATCATACAAAGCCGGTTTGTGGGTTGCAGCGGAAGTATAACATAGTTCAGAAAATCATGGTCACTCGCCACAACTATGTAATGCAACCCTACAAATTTAAACACATAAGTCGTGGCATTAAAAATATTATCTCGGTAGGCTTTTAAATTCTCCTGTTCCTGATTTATTGCAGTGTGACAAGCACGTATGTTAACTGTTGGCATGATCCGTTGCAAGAAGTGAAGAAAAAGTAAACTTTTAGATGTGTAAACCATTGATTAAAAACCATTAGCCAGTAGATGATCCTAATCCAAGCAAATGAGGATAACAAAGGGTACATACAAAAAATTATTGTTAAAAGTAAAACATAGATTGCAGATGATATACAGCAGGTGCTACCTCACCTTCTTAGCTGTAGATAGCTCTGATTCCAACTGGTTAATGTAATTCATAACTTCAGGTGACAAATCACCCAAACAACCTTGAAGATTCAATCTCTCAGATTCTTCCGTACAACACTCCATCATAACATTATCACACAAACATTCACTTTTATCAACGTTCTCCTCAACGGCGTCACAATCCTCACCTGAATTCAGCCTTTTTGAATCATTAAATGATGATATTTCAAAGTTCCTCATCAACATTATCCTATACTCCGCATTCCACAACGTATACCTAATTATTATATACATAAATCAATCAATCAATTATATACATCAATTAACATACACAACTACATCTAATAACAATTATTACTAATTTACCCTGTGATTAACGAAGAAGATAGCAATCGTTCAAGCGGACGTTTCGAAACCCTAATCATAACAGAAAACTGATCCGAAGGAAGCAAACCTAACATCGTTGAAATCGTCTGTTTCATCGAATCCTTAGCGGAATCAGAAACACCTTTCGATATCACCGAAGTATCCAACGGCTCGATCTTCTTCAACATATTTGCAATAACGGAGAATTCACGGTCAAACGATACAGACCTACGAGTAGATACAAAGTCATCGGATACACCGCCGCCGTCTACGCCGGATATAAGACAGCTGACGACGGCAACACGTTTCTTCGAGGAAGTGGTGGCGACGGATAACGACGGCGGTAATGGACGGATGAGGAGGTGGTGAGAGTACggcggtggttggtggtggtggaagACTGAGAGATCGGCGAATCGAGATAGTAAGATAGCCCTAGATGATGAAGCTGCCGCCATAAATTGAATTAGGCGAAGCGTTTAACCGAATCTGGATATATCGATATCTATTATCTATATCTTTTCGATTCTTCCTTCTTCTGTTGTCCACAACTAAATACGGAGTATTCGTGTTCATTTTGTTTGCTTGTGAATGTCGGGGTTTAACGATATAACCTGTAAATTGAGCTTATTTACAAATTTGCCATTGGTGTTGGTGAAAGAAAACTTAATAGCTGGAACTTAGTCGGAGCCGGATAGTCAGATCCGGATATTGAAGCGTACAAGGCGTGCAGTCGCACATGGCCTAGTATATATAGAGATTCAAAAAATTTAGTCTAATACAAGTATTACATAACTAGGTTCATTTGTTAATTtaagagtttaaaaaaaaaaatagtctAATACAATCGTTATTTTGATTCTTCCCAGTACTTATGACTTTATAAATGTTATTCAACTTATTATTATATATgaaaatttttattatataaagtGCTTACTTTTGTTTTTGAACAGGACCCGTAAAATTGACAAGAAAGTCCTGAACCTAGTGAACGAGATCAAGCTATAACTATCAAAACCGAGTCTCAACTACAGCAAAAAGGAAACCGCGTAGCCAACAAAAAATAAACTAACTTGATCgttatttttatgtttattttgAACGGCTATttcgacatcgaatgctctcatttgtcactcacatACGCGTTAGGAGTAAACTCTTCACACACCATCACCGCATCGGGTACCCGGTATTTTTTGGATTAAACCGAGTGGCTTAGGGCTTATACCTTTATTCACCATAACGAAATCCTTGAGAAAACCTCTCTCCTAGATTCGAACATGCGCCAACTAAGATTCAGATCTATCCGAGAACTTATACCACTCAGACAATGCCTCAGTGGTTACTTAATCGTTATTTTATCTACcgtattcattatttcatttattcATAAAAGACTGAACTTCATGTCTTCATCTATATAGTCTATATGAGTTTGCTTACATCATTTAATAACATTATAATCTTTGATTGAAATACAATCACAACTTCACAAGACTccattattaaaaatatttatggACGAAACTTGGTGCTTTCGATAAACCACTTGAACTATCCTTGAAGTTTTATcttcattaaaattaaaatataaaataataaaagatttttAAGGCATGCATTAAATATATAAGGTAAATTGCATTGACGAAGCTAattttttttgtaaataatagTATAAGTTATAGTTAATATGTATATTTGATTTTTAGTTGGTTTAACAAGTGGATTTTGTGATAGATTCAAAAAGTTTGTGTATTGAATGTACTGTATCTTGTGCTCTGAATGCACAAGTTTTTCTTAAAACAAATTAACACACTCGTAACAAAATTTACTTCACGAATATTTACATTTCTACTACAAGGTTTGAACTACCAACTATTGAATCTATAAGTCATTTGATTCTAAACACACAAGTTAACCATACCTAAAGAAAATTTCTTCTATTTAAATTGTAAATAGTGTATTAATAATTAGTCGGTTGTTATAAAGATTAAACGGTTTATTTACTTaggttatttattttgtatttgtgtCTACTTATTTTTAGAGTTATCTTGTGATATATTACAAAAAGCCTAAATCTGAAATTTCTTTTATTATTTATTGTATCTTCTTCACcaaattttataaaagtaataatacgagTAATAATATAAATGGTAATGTACAtgaataaaattttattttaatctATTAACATTAACCATGGCAAAAAAATGTAATTATCTGcttcttcttttttctttttattGGTGAAATACGTATATACatgcttaaatatatataaataaatataagtatgtgTCTATACATTAATTTGTCCAGGTACATATACACTATAAATTATCAATGTGTATCAGACATGTATAGATTGTGGAATAAATAATGATGTGGATTTATATAATTCACTTATTCTAAATGTAATTAATTTATAGCTTGATAGCTTTTTATTTTATTAATGATTTAAAGCAGTAGCAGAGACAGGAAGGGGACAGAGGGGTGCTCAGCCTCCCCCAATAGGTCAAATTCCAGTGAAATATTAATATCTcatatttaattattttaactAAGCCTCCTCAATGATTTATATAACCCAATCTTTTGAGTTACCTATCTTTCAAACTTGAATAAGGAGTGATATTAACTGAAACATATTAAAGTTATCGCAAGGTAGCCTAGTAGTTTGGACCTTGACATCCTTGCAAAAGGTCTCAAATTTGAATCTTGGGGTGGCCATAGAAAGGTTGGAAACAACCATGGAGTATTCTTGATGGGCTACATACAGTAGAGTATGTGATTGGATTACTCGTCCTCCCGGataacccgaacagggaaaaccttagcACTTTTATTAACCGAAACATATCGTACAATTTTAGTTATCAATTATTTAGATGAGTCATATCAGTTTTCATAATGCAAATTTTATAGTAGCATTTTTATTGTTCAATAGTTACTAAAGTTCCGTTAAGtaggtatgtatatatgtattaaacAAATAAAATAAGCTATACATAGGAAGTTGGCTTTTTTAGTTTTATTTGGTTTGCCTCTTTTAACTATTGAGTAAGCCTCCCCTATCGTCAAATCCTGGCTCCGCCCCTGATTTAAAGCAAATTaaaatacatatattataaagtcAAATTTTGTTTTCGATGGTACAATGAATCAAACATTCGGCATATTACACTAAAAATATTCAACTTAACAAACACACATTCACACTTGTTAAAATCTATATATAATTACTAACTTTAACAAATATGTTATTATGTTATGTTAACGACAATGATTACTAGAAAATATTTTAACATTACTAGAAataattttttattttctttaCAAGCTAGAAAATATTTTAACATTACTTGAATATCCTAGTTAATATTCATTACCCGCATAATCCGTTGAATGTGTATATGGATGGATAAATTGAAGttcaacaaatatatataaaaatttaataaatatgaATGTGGATAATGACATCACCTGATCCACATATAGTTTGTAGGTTTCCATTTCGATTTCTGTTTTGAAATTGAATTTAAGGTTTTGCCATCAATATTTTCAAAACTAAATAAACCGAACCGAAGAACAATCCTTCACACTTATCCAAACATACACGCACAAACATATACGGAGTAATCGCAAACCACGTAAGCAAAGATTTTGATTGGCTAATACAAACATAACACTCATTTTCTAGTAACAGAAATAGCGATATGATTTGAAATGTCATGACATTTTAGGCATGAAAGAAACTTCAACTATGAAGGAGGTCTACACAGCTAACCACCAATACTACCATGTGATATACCAATTGTTACAGTATAAAAAACAACCTATAACTAAATTGCTGCATTAAGGGTATATGCACACAACACAGAATAACACTACTCATTAGTCCATATAGCTTACTGTAAAGAATGAGATCAAGTTTCAGGAAGCTGACTTTATCTGCTTCTTCTCAGCAGCTTCAACATACCATGATTTCCAAGCTCCGGAATAGTGCCCGAGAAGATCAATTAAAGCTGTCAAATCATCAACCAGACCCGTTACTTATGAATTTGTAATGTGTTGATTCAAGTTATATATTTTCTGTAATGGTCAAACGGGTCACGGGTGGAACATGTTTAATTTTAATGATTGAAACATAGAAAccatgttattataagtattagattattattattattattattattgaaattatataCTAATTTTTAGGTCATGTTTGGCATACTGATTTTTATTTAAgatcatacacacacacacacattagtcCACGACGAGACTCGATACCACTAGGCCATAAGCCCTTTGGTATTTGGCATACTAATTACTCATAATTGTTTTAACTGCTATTGTTCCAGACCAACCCGACCCGTTTTAGTACATAATTCATGTACTCATCTAGGCCAATTTGCCACTTTTAAGAGTCAGTTAAGTACCTTTATTGCGATATTGAGGGCGGTATATATCAGCCAAGTTCTCCCAGTCCTGATCCAGCTTCAACTTTTTGTTCCCAGAGGTTCCTACTTTGTGTGCTGTGGCAGGTGTAAACGGGCCAAAAACAAATTCCTTTGAGCTGCGTTGACCTGTAATGTTCTCATCACATTCAACCTTTAAAAAGTCAATGTTCCCATGCATTGCCACAGTCACATCTTTTGAACTCCAATCAGACACAGAATCTGTATGGTTTCTTTTTAAATCAACACTGTTTGTAATATCCGTTCCAAAAGCTCTTTGTTTTGAATTGGTTGCATCTAAAGGTGAAGCTTTAGACCCCGGATATCCTTTCACACCTAACCATCTAAATGCTGGTTTTCCACTCTCAGGATGGCgcacctttaaaaaaaaaaaaaaaccatttttTAGATTTGTGAATTGTATAATTGCTAAGTAGTAGAAGTTACCTTTTCAAGAAGATTCATGGATTGAAATACATTTGCAATGTCATATAACCGCCTGACTTTTGCTGCATATACAGAATGTAAAACTAAGATAAGTAGTGTTTATTTAGCAATTTTCAAAACGTACCAAAGAAAAAATAGAATTATGAAAAGTAGAGTTAGTTAGATCACTACTCATTTAACCAACAAGCAATATGTAATTTGGTGCTTTAGCCTAAGTTGGGATCAAATGATTATTTCCTGTTACCGCATTAACAATTTAATAGACTAGATTAAAATGAAATAATTACTTCTCATGGCTGTTGGGTCGTGTACATCACCCAACAATGCTGTTGCAGCAGTGTCCAAAGAGATCAAGTCTGCCTGTAAGATATGACGTTTGTTTAGTCATATACTTATATATACTAACAGTTTAAAATTAACTGAAAATAGGAAACTTTTCATACTATAAAAGTCAGTATTTAGTTATTTACAAACAGAGTAACAGGTCTACTCACATTAGAAGATATGAATAGCTTGATGAAATTCTGTGTCAGAAGTCCAAGTGATTTTTCCTTCCTATTATTTTCTGACATATGATAACGAGAATAAAAATTAGAAACTCAAAACATGAAATGCTATTGACACATTTTTAAAGTAGTGATTTGCATGATATAAAGCCTAAAAGGATATCAACTCACCACTTTTAGAAGATCCAGATGATTTGGTATTATTCCGATCAATGTTCGAGTTGCTTGAATTAAAAGAATTACGTGAATCATTTTCAGTTCCATCCTATTCATAATCAAACATAGCACAATGATAATCTTACTTTAGTTCATGTAGCATGCAGATATAAAAAATGCACAAAAAGTAAACATGTTAAACTTACAGATGCAAAGCTGCAGTAATGAGAGACTTTATAGTTGTCAGTAAAGGCCTTCTTCTACAAGAGAATGCTAAAGTTTCAGATaattataaaaacacaaaattatGAAATATTACTACTACGATAAAACGGATTTATATTTAAACATACCCTAAGCACTTCTAAGGCCAGAGGAATTGCAGTAAATCCCTTCCAATTATACTGATTTTTTGCTTTCCTTGTCAAAACCTAAAATCACACAAAATTAGCAAACCCTAGATCTACTAAACACAACCAGATTCATTCCTCACAGTTTAAATAGTGAAAAACCCTCACCCCAACGCTTTCTAATATGTTGACAATGTCGTATATTCTCCGTCTTTCGACACCTATAGAATTCGAATATCATttaattacatatatacatacacataataACTACATACACAAGTATAATCGGTAAATTATAATGAAAATAAGATGAAAACCTAATTGATTAGCAGCGTTGTCAAGTCCGATACATTCAACACCTTCGCGATTATACAATCTCAAAAAACTGAAACCAGATTCGATTCAAATCATTATACACGAACAGAACAGATTCATATAATAGTCATACATTTATGCGAAAGTGAAGAAGTGAGTAATTAAGTTGAAACTGTAATTAAAGTATTTACTTGGAGCATAAGACGCCGAGAGATTTGTCTTTACGGCTGTAGATGGAAGAATTGGGGTTTTTAGATTCGGAATCGTGAAGTGATGCCATGAATGGAAATTAGGGGAATTCAGCTCGATCGATGGATGGGATTGTTTGGGCGTTCACAAATAAAATTTGATTTGATATTTTCGAAGTTATGTATGGGTGGCGGGATTGGGGATTTAAAATTAGGGGTTTTGCGATCTGAAAAAATGGTGGCCAAAAAGGAAAATAAAGAGCGCTTTGAAACGAGCCGCGGGAATTTGAATCCGGAGACGATGCACGGGAAGGCACAATCTAATGAAAAATACGGAGTAAACTTTTACTATTTACTGTGCACTATTTTACTATCTTACTACTCGTATAACAGTTAAAAAAAGGAAAGGGTGCTTGGAATACTTCGTTTCTTTAAGGTCACTTGCAATC
This window of the Rutidosis leptorrhynchoides isolate AG116_Rl617_1_P2 chromosome 7, CSIRO_AGI_Rlap_v1, whole genome shotgun sequence genome carries:
- the LOC139857460 gene encoding uncharacterized protein, translating into MAAASSSRAILLSRFADLSVFHHHQPPPYSHHLLIRPLPPSLSVATTSSKKRVAVVSCLISGVDGGGVSDDFVSTRRSVSFDREFSVIANMLKKIEPLDTSVISKGVSDSAKDSMKQTISTMLGLLPSDQFSVMIRVSKRPLERLLSSSLITGYTLWNAEYRIMLMRNFEISSFNDSKRLNSGEDCDAVEENVDKSECLCDNVMMECCTEESERLNLQGCLGDLSPEVMNYINQLESELSTAKKELHSRKQENMQIENTRETDNDLLKYLRSLDPDMVHELSRPSSSEVAEVIRELVQCTSRRFFKEDTASESGVSDIVSQENYPNDDDNFHDTIGTSRDYLAKMLFWCMLLGHHLRGLENRLHLSCAVGLL
- the LOC139858320 gene encoding E2F transcription factor-like E2FF, with the protein product MASLHDSESKNPNSSIYSRKDKSLGVLCSNFLRLYNREGVECIGLDNAANQLGVERRRIYDIVNILESVGVLTRKAKNQYNWKGFTAIPLALEVLRKKAFTDNYKVSHYCSFASDGTENDSRNSFNSSNSNIDRNNTKSSGSSKSENNRKEKSLGLLTQNFIKLFISSNADLISLDTAATALLGDVHDPTAMRTKVRRLYDIANVFQSMNLLEKVRHPESGKPAFRWLGVKGYPGSKASPLDATNSKQRAFGTDITNSVDLKRNHTDSVSDWSSKDVTVAMHGNIDFLKVECDENITGQRSSKEFVFGPFTPATAHKVGTSGNKKLKLDQDWENLADIYRPQYRNKALIDLLGHYSGAWKSWYVEAAEKKQIKSAS